DNA sequence from the Numenius arquata chromosome 13, bNumArq3.hap1.1, whole genome shotgun sequence genome:
AGCCAGTGCTTAAATGACCACCCCGCCGTAATCGAGGGCTTAAAGTCAGAAGAGCCCGCGCTGAGAAAAATACCAGCCAGCACATTTTACAAGTGAAATGCCTCAGCAGGCAGGAGTTCAGGCTCGGAATATCCCTGGTCTCCTGCTTCTCAGGCTGAGGAAAGAGGAGCTTTCCTCCTGAAGGAGAGCCAAGGAAGAAGCCTGGAGGGTTTAGGCTGCTGAACAGATTGCAGCCATGGAACGTGTTGCCGATCCTCAAGGCCTCTACGCTTAGCTGCCGCTCAGTAAAGCGGCACAGCCCCAATTATCAGGCCGCAGAACAAGCAATTCCCCAAGTTACTGAAATGCAAAGTTACCATGAGAAAACTGCTGCAACGAGATCTTGGCACGCTGTGAAATAAACCTCCATTAACTCTCACTTTCCCACCGCCCTCTGGGGTTGCTGCCAACGAAAGCTTGAAAAATTGTCTATGCAAGCATGTACTCAGGCGGAAACTGTTACAATACATTTCCTACTTACTAGTTTAACAGCAGCTTTGTGAGTTCCATATAATAGGGGCTGGGCATTGGAGTGAAGGTGTCCTCTTTACGTTCCCGGTCCCGGATTTCCTCCAGCTTTTCTAAAATACAACCAGGAACAGTCAGGCATTGCCAGACCTTCAACGCTCCAGGCACAGTTTTACCACCCCCCACCCAGGAAAAGCCACGCGCTGTTTCTGTAGGACCAACTCTATGTTCAGGCTTGAATCAATGTGCGGACAGAAAAAGGTTTCTGTAATGAAGCACCCAAGGATGCTGATGAGGCCATTGAAGCCGCACTTAGCACACCATGCCGGGAGGCTGGATCTACACCAGTTTGATCCCCAAACTGATCACCTGTCAGGAAACGGTCTCTTCACCCACAAAACTAAATAGTGTGTGTGTGCCCCCGAATGGATAAAGCAGGAATGCTTGGTGCAGCTCCCCCTCTTATTGCAGCTCCATTAGCCTTTACTTCTTGTCTTTCTCAGTTTCCCTTGAAATGACAAAATGGAGGGTGCCACGGTTCTCACTTTTTACAGAGAGAGACAACCTCCCAGTTCTGATGCCCTCGAGGAAAATGATTCCGTGGAGTGAATGAACCAGTGACTAAAACACATATGCTCTCCAAGGTCTCCCTCCTCACAGAGTGACACATGAGATTCCTAAAACTCTTTCTGAACAAGCCTCGTAAGAGACGCAAGTGCTGCTCAGAAAGACCAGTGGCTGCTGCTGAAGATGAATGGCTGAGCTGCGGATTTAATCTAACCCTTGTTCTTCCTCCTCACCAGAGGAACAGAAGTTAAATACCTGAATTAACTAGGAAGATTACATCTCCTGTAAATATTAGGAATTTCAGTGGTGGAACATTAAATCCTTTTCTCAGAGTTACTGTGTGTTTGCTGAATTAAGCTTTTCACTAATGGTGAAAACCAGAGATGCTTTTGATTTCGTGTTTCTGCTCAACCCACTGAAGCTGCCGTTCTTACCAACGTCCATCCATTCTGGAGGAATCAGCCGACACTTCTGCCTCTGCTTCAGATTAATGGCCAACCAGACAGGCACTTCCACCGGCAAGCCAGGATTGAAAGGACCCAGATCTCCCTGGAAGACAAATTGGAGACAAGAATAAGGCAGCGGCGAGGGCTGGGACACTGCAGTACTCATCTGCTAATTTGGCCTCAGCCATCTCGAGAGAGTATGAGTTTCCAGGGGATTTTGAAAAGCCTGAGTCAAATAGCATCTGAATTTCCTCCTCTCGCTCCCATAATTCTTGCTCTCagacttttcctcctctcccttgaGAAGCAATAACTAACGTTTCCAGTGCATTTTCTATTTCAAAGCGTTTCACAGAAGTCACAGCCAGAAATCACATCTATCCTGGAAACGCAGCCCCCCGGGCTCGGGCTGAGGTGCTGTCAGAGGCACATGGCAGTGGATGACAGCTCGCAGCACCAGCACGGCAGATCCTGGCACCCGCTGCCACAACTTGGGGCTCAGCCCCCAGGCCCCAGCTCAGGTGCCAGGGGCAAAGGCACCGGAGAGGTGGGGGACAGCACCACCCCCTCCAAAACCTCCTGGGGGgctgccctgtcccccctcccagcctgctgccccctctcctccccatctctgcccctGTCCCCCAATCCTTTAAATCCCCTGTCCCCATCACATCAGacccccaaaaccctccagctccttcccctgccccctaGCCCCTCTCCCTGTTCCCAAACCCCCCAGCCTGTTCCTGACCCCTTCAGCCCCTGTTCCCCCacctctccagctcctgcccctCAATCCTAATCCCCCAGCCCCAATCCTTCCTCCAAATCCTGTCCATAAACCCCCCAAACCCTGTCCTCAGTCTCCCCAGGCTCTGTCCCTAAAAGCACCAGCTCCTGACTCCAAAACCTTGTCCCCAGGCCCTGCCCCTAATCTcctagagcccctgacccccagagcctgtccccaaaccctcaagggctgtccccaaaccccccagctctcaccccccaaacccccagggcctgtccccaagccctgtccccaagccccccgCCAAAGCccgcgtccccgtccccgtccccgccgaCCCCGATGAGGTGAATCCGGTCGAGGCTGAAGTTGGGCACGATCGTCACCAGCTCCTTCTCGGCCAGGAACTCCGCCTCGGCCGGCTCCATGCCCCCGGCGGCGCGGGGTCCCGGGCCGGCACCgaaccggcaccggcaccggcaccgaaCCGGAACCGGAACCGGGATCAGGACCACCGCGTGCCCGCCCTCCTTATTGGCTGGGCAGCGGCGAGGCCCCGCCCCCAGCGCCCCGCTTCCCGCCGCCGGGCGCGTTTTCGCGGTCTCCGCttgggggcggggcctggagcGGCTCGGAGCACGTTGATTGGTTTTCCTATGGGCGGTGCTGGTCGGCCATTGGTCAGCATGGCGCACCCGTTTCTGATTGGCTGTCCAACTGGCGCCGCGCTCCGGGGTCTGGGGCGGGTGGGGTGTCGCAGAGGGACCAATCCCGGTGAGCACCGGGGGCGCTCGGCCAATCAGCGCTCAGCACTTGTTGCCAGGTCGCCGCGGGGACCGCAGCGCTCCCGCCCCCGCCCTCTGCGCATCCGCGCGGCGCCCGCCGctggcgccccctggcggccgtgAGGGGCAGCGCCCCCCGGGGACACGCGTGGGGGGGACCCCGAGGCCGTGGGTGGGTGCCCCCGGGGGTCCCctcagcccggggtgccctggcgCGGTCCGAGCACCCCATCCCCGCCTGTGCACCCTCTCTCCTGTGGGACTGTCTGTCCATCAGCACGGTTGTCCCTGTGCAGCCACCCGTGCTCAGGCACTCGCCATCACTCATCCGCCCCCCCCTCCATTCATCAGCatgtccatccctccatcctttcatccacccacccatccatccatacGTCCATCCTCCCACCCACTCATCCATCCACTCACGAATCCATCCACCCATTCATCCATCCACTCTTCCatgcctccatccatccatccatccatgcctccgtccgtccatccatccatccgtgcctccatccatccatccatccatgcctccgtccatccacccacccacccatccatccactcAATCATACATCCACCCTTTCATTCACTCACCCATCCACGTCTTCACCCACCCATCAATCCACCTGCCCATCCACCCATAGCTCCATCCGTTGCTCCATCCATGGCTCCATCAATCCATCCATCTAGGCTTCCATCCATCCTCTATCCGCTTATCCATGCCTCACAGCAGCAATCAGCCCTCATCTTGCTGTCTCTCCATGCACCAcatcatccatccctccatcccaacCCCTGGGAAcctcctgcccaccctcccccaggggctgcgggaggagggTCCCACCGCCCCCCCCTTCCGTTAACCGAGCAGCCCCCGCGGTGCCACCAGCACACGCTGCGGCTCCGCCGGCCGCTCTATAAACGGCTCTGCCACGCTGCGACTCCACTTGCATGTCTTTTGCCATCTGCTGCtgtcattaaaaaattaaatttccatcTGCTTTCACACTCCCGCCTCTCCCGACGGCTCCCGGTGCCGCCGCTCCCTGGGAAGCATCGCCCCCGGCTCCCTCCCCGGGATGGGGCCGATCCGGCAGGGCCACGAGGGTGGGCTGCAGGCGACACCGAGTTCATTTTTCCCGTGCCATTTGTAACTGGTTTTTTCAATCTGGGTGGAGAggtgggggctggtggggtgcaCCCCGCTTGTGGCCCCCCATCCGGCACAGGGTCAGCTTCGGgatgttttttggggggacaaCACGCCCCCCGCTCCCCCGACACAGCCCAGGGGAGCTCCCGGGGTGCTGGGTCCGGCCGATGCACATCCCGGTGGCTGCGTCTTCATGCCGGTGGAGCGGGGATGGATCCTGCCAGGccggtgtccccctgtccccacgctCAGCACTGGCTGCACGGTGGTGACCCCCCCGCCCGCCGGGACTCCCGGGACAGCGTGGTGCCCGTGGGTGTGGGCGGTGTGACGATGATGGAGGGCACGTGCAGGTGCTTCTCGCCCGAGGACGCCGCCGGGGTCCCGCTGCTGCCGTTCCCGCTGCTCACACAGGTCTTCAAGCCTGCAAGaaatgggggggacacacacaccaaaGTGGGGGGGGAAGAAGATCAGGTGTGGGGCTGTAGCATTTCCCACCTCCTTACCCTCCTCCAGACCTCCATGTCCAGCTCAACCCCTTATGAGCCAACAGAGAAtccacagccaccccacccactccctccccagcagccagggaCAGCCTTgcacctcctccccaccctggaTTTTGGGGTGTGTGGTAGAGGTGGAGACTGTAGCACCCCCCCACTCCCGACCGCctgcccgccccccgccccggggagcaTATAGctttaatctgcttttttaatCAGGAGAAAAGCCCCCGCGTggtgcaggcagcagccagggaggttTCAGCTCTTTCCAAGCAGGAAAATGCCCGGAGGGGACAGACACTgatatttttaatctctttttaattaaGGATAAAGCCCTGCCTTACATAAGGGAGCTGGAAAaacaggggcggggggggggtgtcttttaTTTCATTGCAGAGTCCAAGCTCGTCGGAGGGGTCTGGAGGCACAGGGGGATATTTTAGGGCTCCGACCTGGATTTGGGGatttggggcaggatggggatgccctggctgcctcagtttcccctctcctGTCACCCCATTTTGGTCTGGGGGGAGTCTGTGGGAACCCCAGACCCCACTCCGCCAGCCTCACCCACAGCATCCCCGACACAAGGAGGGGGCACATGGGCGCAGGGCTCATTTTTGGGTGACGCATCCCAAACCATGCCCTCCCCAGCCAGCATCTCACAGTAGGGCTTGTGCTTGGGAAAAGCCAGGGAAGAAGCGGCCTCTGCATCTTCGAGAGGGAAGCTCGTTAGCTCCCATCCCCTAATGAACCCGGGGATGATTGATAGAGCCGCTCAGGGGTCAGCGCTGGGATGCGGAGCTAATGGGAGATGCCTTCGCCCAGGAGCATTAAAAGCTCACACTTCCCTCTCTCTGCAGACATCGCTGCCGCCATCCCCATTAAGAAAGTGAAAGTTGGGGGggaaagagcaggaaagaaagcTCCTGGGCTGGAATATCCCTTGGGGAGAGCAGAATAACGAAGGATGAAGGATGCTCGGGGTCAGCCTGGAGGCCGGGAGCCGGGGTACCCCGGCTCCTGGCCTCCCCGCTGACCCCGAGCATCCCATCCACGCTGGCTCTTTCCCACCTCTAAGGAAAACCCCATCTGATTTCTTGAGGGATGCCATCAGCCCAAGGATGCTCTGGAGCAAAGGATGCAGGAGCAAGTGCAGG
Encoded proteins:
- the GINS2 gene encoding DNA replication complex GINS protein PSF2, coding for MEPAEAEFLAEKELVTIVPNFSLDRIHLIGGDLGPFNPGLPVEVPVWLAINLKQRQKCRLIPPEWMDVEKLEEIRDRERKEDTFTPMPSPYYMELTKLLLNYASDNIPKADEIRTLVKDTWDTRIAKLRLSADSFVRQQEAHAKLDNLTLMEINTTGTFLTQALDHMYKLRTNLQPGESSHSQDF